A genome region from Labilibaculum antarcticum includes the following:
- the cbiD gene encoding cobalt-precorrin-5B (C(1))-methyltransferase CbiD, producing the protein MKILLFGGTTEGKATSNWLDDLEISHFYSTKTSSGNYESKFGQRISGAMNVEEIWTFCEESEIDLLIDAAHPFAEVLHHSISVAAIHANVPVLRVERDAVPRMKSEFIQYHKTLASILADLHAVDCAKIISLVGVKALPVIHKTMPNANIWYRILDFPSSLEIAKAAGVSREKLIVSAAFEGMKSIEDLLNDEGIEAMITKESGYSGLLDQKMDLAVKYQIPLYVIARPDLPNYDETITNRETLQKYLKSKFGLERKELAPGFTSGTCATISAKAALKLLLGDKLNQKESVALPDGEICEMQLHQNRWGQDFALCSVVKNSGDDPDVTDGMEIGACLRWNDVNRIRFVKGEGVGTVTLNGLGIPLGEPAVNPVPRKMIAFELEQILEEYDVHRGIDVSVFVPVGKKMGAKTFNPKLGIVDGISIIGTSGRIKPYSLEAYIQSIKKQLDLAVHNENKHIVVNSGGRSERYLKKKFPHLDDLAFLQYGNFIGEILTISNKSGIEKLSMGIMTGKAVKLAAGYLDTHSSKVVLDHEFLMGLARDCRYSEEIIMKIGEMTMGRELEEIFSFSEDELFFKVLKSKCVRVCQQVIEDYDFELLLISNQGEII; encoded by the coding sequence ATGAAAATTTTATTATTCGGTGGAACGACAGAGGGGAAAGCAACTTCTAACTGGTTGGATGATTTGGAGATTTCGCATTTCTATTCGACAAAAACGAGTTCGGGGAACTACGAATCTAAATTTGGCCAGCGAATTAGTGGTGCGATGAATGTGGAAGAGATTTGGACCTTTTGTGAGGAAAGTGAAATTGATTTATTGATAGATGCAGCACATCCTTTTGCGGAAGTACTGCACCACAGTATTTCGGTCGCCGCAATTCATGCGAATGTGCCTGTACTGAGAGTAGAGCGAGATGCTGTGCCAAGAATGAAGAGTGAATTCATCCAATATCACAAGACTTTAGCTTCCATTTTGGCCGATTTGCATGCCGTAGATTGTGCGAAAATAATATCCTTGGTTGGAGTAAAAGCCTTACCAGTGATTCATAAAACCATGCCAAATGCCAATATTTGGTATCGAATTCTTGATTTTCCTTCCTCTCTGGAAATCGCCAAAGCGGCAGGAGTTAGCAGGGAGAAATTGATTGTTTCGGCAGCATTTGAAGGAATGAAATCTATTGAAGATTTGTTGAATGATGAAGGGATTGAAGCCATGATCACTAAAGAAAGTGGCTATTCTGGTTTGTTGGATCAGAAAATGGACTTGGCGGTAAAATACCAAATTCCACTTTACGTGATTGCCCGACCCGACTTGCCCAATTACGATGAGACGATCACTAATCGTGAAACATTGCAGAAATATTTGAAGAGTAAATTTGGACTGGAGCGAAAAGAATTGGCGCCTGGTTTTACTTCGGGTACTTGTGCAACAATATCCGCGAAAGCGGCATTAAAATTATTGTTAGGCGATAAATTGAACCAGAAAGAGAGCGTTGCTTTGCCCGATGGGGAAATTTGCGAAATGCAATTGCATCAAAATAGATGGGGACAAGATTTTGCTTTGTGTTCGGTGGTGAAAAACTCTGGCGATGATCCTGATGTAACAGACGGAATGGAAATTGGCGCTTGCCTGAGATGGAATGATGTGAATCGCATTCGTTTTGTGAAAGGGGAAGGGGTCGGAACGGTTACTTTAAACGGTTTGGGGATTCCCTTGGGTGAACCGGCGGTAAATCCTGTTCCCCGAAAGATGATTGCCTTCGAATTGGAACAAATTTTGGAAGAGTACGATGTGCACAGAGGTATAGATGTTTCGGTATTTGTTCCTGTTGGCAAAAAGATGGGAGCCAAAACATTTAATCCCAAGCTGGGAATTGTTGATGGAATTTCAATTATCGGAACAAGTGGAAGAATTAAGCCTTACTCCTTGGAAGCCTATATTCAGAGTATTAAAAAGCAATTGGATTTAGCCGTTCATAACGAGAACAAGCACATTGTTGTGAATTCGGGCGGAAGAAGTGAGCGATATCTGAAGAAGAAATTTCCTCACTTGGATGATTTGGCTTTTTTACAATACGGGAATTTTATTGGTGAAATATTGACAATTAGCAATAAGTCTGGTATTGAGAAGCTAAGCATGGGAATTATGACTGGCAAGGCGGTAAAATTGGCTGCCGGTTATTTGGATACGCATAGTAGTAAGGTGGTTTTAGATCATGAGTTTCTGATGGGATTGGCAAGAGATTGCAGGTATTCCGAAGAGATTATTATGAAGATTGGAGAGATGACAATGGGACGTGAGTTGGAGGAGATATTCTCATTCTCGGAAGATGAGCTGTTTTTTAAAGTCTTAAAAAGCAAATGTGTTCGCGTTTGCCAACAAGTAATTGAAGACTATGATTTTGAGCTTCTTTTGATAAGCAATCAGGGAGAAATAATTTAA
- a CDS encoding energy-coupling factor ABC transporter permease: MGKKLFVLLAFSLPFQGFSMHIMEGYLPAGWSIFWTVVYLPFFIWGVKVIQKMVIKHPELKMLLALAAAFAFVLSALKLPSVTGSSSHPTGVGLGTLLFGPITMSVLGVLVLIFQVLLLAHGGVTTLGANAFSMALAGPVVTFGIYKLCAKLKCNRSVSIFLAACLGDLATYTVTALQLALAHPDTQTGVAGAFVKFASIFSLTQIPIAIVEGLVTVLVMNILIKNIPNLKGLKLKFQTVKS; the protein is encoded by the coding sequence ATGGGAAAAAAGTTATTTGTACTACTTGCATTTTCACTTCCTTTTCAGGGATTTAGCATGCACATAATGGAAGGCTATTTGCCTGCCGGTTGGTCTATTTTCTGGACGGTCGTTTATTTGCCTTTTTTTATTTGGGGTGTAAAGGTGATTCAGAAGATGGTAATAAAGCATCCCGAGCTAAAAATGCTTTTGGCATTGGCTGCCGCTTTTGCCTTTGTTCTTTCTGCATTAAAATTACCATCGGTGACTGGCAGTAGTTCGCATCCTACTGGTGTCGGTTTGGGTACATTGTTATTTGGGCCAATTACGATGAGTGTATTGGGCGTTTTGGTGCTAATCTTTCAGGTACTTTTATTGGCTCATGGGGGAGTAACTACTTTGGGCGCTAATGCATTTTCGATGGCTTTGGCTGGTCCGGTGGTAACATTCGGAATTTATAAGTTGTGCGCCAAATTGAAATGCAACCGCTCCGTTTCTATCTTTTTAGCCGCTTGCCTGGGCGATTTGGCGACCTACACGGTTACGGCCTTACAATTGGCATTGGCTCATCCAGATACTCAAACTGGTGTAGCAGGAGCATTCGTGAAATTTGCATCTATTTTTAGCTTAACTCAAATTCCAATAGCCATTGTAGAAGGTTTAGTAACTGTTTTGGTGATGAATATTTTGATTAAAAATATCCCGAACTTAAAAGGATTAAAACTGAAATTTCAAACTGTAAAATCGTAG
- a CDS encoding energy-coupling factor ABC transporter substrate-binding protein, producing the protein MLKIVQKNQNIFLLLAIISILVGVFAYVGDSEFGGSDGHAEEYITQADPDYKVWFSNIWEPPGPEIESLLFAVQAAIGAGVVCYVIGYYKGKKTGESIQE; encoded by the coding sequence ATGCTGAAAATAGTTCAAAAGAATCAAAATATTTTCTTGCTTCTGGCCATCATCAGCATTTTGGTTGGTGTTTTTGCTTACGTTGGAGATTCTGAGTTTGGAGGTTCCGATGGACATGCAGAAGAGTACATCACTCAGGCTGATCCTGATTACAAAGTCTGGTTTTCGAACATTTGGGAACCACCAGGACCCGAAATTGAAAGTTTGCTATTTGCCGTGCAGGCGGCCATTGGTGCAGGTGTAGTTTGCTACGTCATTGGTTACTACAAAGGAAAAAAAACAGGGGAAAGTATTCAGGAGTAA
- a CDS encoding energy-coupling factor transporter transmembrane component T family protein: protein MEKFILFMVLLNAALLSANSYLHLFLISLISIGFFAHGIGLRKLLRLISLPLGFIVMGSISIAVSLHTDPKSSLFCFDSMGLCIGLENAGLDKAIELFFKAMAAIMALNYLILSCTLSEINDIGRRLRIPLILRELFVLTYRYISLLFTFTSQVHIAQRNRLGYVSKKQSILSVGMLFSCVFIKSLLFSNRSLDALQSRGYHGELYFRQQQDSLRFKQLFLIVLFAVALVGFHFCLNSLFITHIC from the coding sequence ATGGAGAAATTCATCCTTTTTATGGTGCTTCTCAACGCTGCTTTGCTTTCCGCAAATTCGTATCTGCACTTGTTTCTAATTTCTCTGATTTCGATTGGTTTTTTTGCTCATGGAATTGGCCTGAGAAAACTGCTTCGATTAATTTCCTTGCCATTGGGATTTATTGTAATGGGAAGTATTTCAATTGCCGTTTCATTGCATACCGATCCGAAAAGTAGTTTATTTTGTTTCGATAGTATGGGTTTGTGTATTGGTTTGGAAAATGCTGGCTTGGACAAAGCTATCGAATTGTTTTTTAAGGCAATGGCAGCCATTATGGCGCTTAATTATTTGATTCTTTCTTGTACTTTATCAGAGATTAATGACATTGGTCGAAGATTGAGAATTCCTTTGATCTTGCGCGAGTTATTTGTCTTAACCTATCGTTACATTTCATTGCTTTTTACTTTTACTAGTCAGGTTCATATTGCACAACGAAATCGTCTTGGATATGTAAGTAAAAAACAGTCAATACTATCTGTTGGCATGCTTTTTTCCTGCGTATTCATAAAAAGTCTCCTCTTTTCCAATCGAAGTTTAGATGCGCTTCAATCCAGAGGATATCATGGCGAATTGTATTTCAGGCAACAACAGGATTCCCTGCGATTCAAACAATTATTTCTAATAGTATTGTTTGCAGTGGCTCTAGTTGGGTTTCATTTTTGTCTTAATTCATTATTCATAACTCATATTTGCTAA
- a CDS encoding energy-coupling factor ABC transporter ATP-binding protein — protein sequence MIQLQNIKYSYPEGTIGLDDISLEIEKGSKVAFLGENGAGKSSLFLVLNGIHKPQKGKYVLDGKQFGFSTTERKQMAHKVGYVFQDPDVQLFAASVYEDVAFGPFNLGLDKKDIEIRVEKYLNLLSIQDLKDKAPHQLSYGQKKQVAVAGVLAMEPEIILFDEPFAWLDNRHKHIMNEIIDDLNKQGKTVLISTHNPDFAYEWADNVVLMKEGRIIASDSPVKTMCNKVLMQEIGMELPLVVQLAKKLGLKNDSRSIQSLLWEM from the coding sequence ATGATTCAACTCCAAAATATAAAATATTCTTATCCTGAGGGCACCATAGGGCTTGATGATATTTCTCTTGAAATTGAAAAGGGTAGTAAAGTTGCTTTTTTGGGTGAGAACGGAGCCGGAAAATCAAGCTTGTTTTTGGTCTTGAATGGAATTCATAAACCTCAGAAAGGGAAGTATGTTTTGGATGGAAAACAATTTGGGTTCTCGACCACAGAGCGAAAGCAAATGGCACACAAAGTGGGTTATGTGTTTCAGGATCCGGATGTGCAGTTGTTTGCAGCAAGTGTGTACGAGGATGTTGCGTTTGGTCCGTTTAATTTAGGTTTGGATAAAAAAGATATAGAAATCAGAGTAGAGAAGTATCTCAATTTGTTAAGCATTCAGGATTTGAAAGACAAAGCGCCCCATCAATTGAGTTACGGACAGAAAAAGCAGGTTGCAGTGGCCGGAGTTTTGGCCATGGAACCGGAAATTATTTTGTTTGATGAGCCTTTTGCCTGGCTCGACAACCGTCACAAGCACATTATGAATGAGATTATTGATGATTTGAACAAACAGGGCAAAACGGTCTTGATTTCGACACACAATCCGGATTTTGCCTACGAGTGGGCTGATAATGTTGTGTTGATGAAAGAGGGGCGAATCATTGCTTCCGATTCGCCGGTAAAAACCATGTGCAACAAAGTGCTGATGCAAGAAATAGGAATGGAATTACCTTTGGTTGTGCAATTGGCTAAAAAATTGGGCTTGAAAAATGATTCTCGATCCATTCAATCTTTGCTTTGGGAAATGTAG
- a CDS encoding carbohydrate kinase family protein: MKQIVCYGEVLWDMLPRGKKLGGAPLNVALRAQSLGNKVKVISSIGQDAIGDEIIEEIKSFSTSIEHIQISKHFSTSEVLVKLDQNGSASYEIKMPCAWDDIVLLDKDIDIVKNSDAFIFGSLVARSKTSRETLFQLLEHAKFKVFDVNLRSPHYTEKSIIDLMNDADFIKFNDDEIFEICASMGFASKTLEECIEFIANKTKTKEVCVTLGKDGAVLFIENKFVYSKGFKVKVADTVGAGDSFLATIISKLLHETDPQEAIECASAVGAIVASKSGANAEVSIQEIENTMQTSK; the protein is encoded by the coding sequence ATGAAACAGATAGTCTGCTACGGCGAAGTATTATGGGACATGCTTCCAAGGGGTAAAAAGTTGGGGGGAGCTCCCTTGAATGTTGCCTTACGGGCGCAATCACTTGGCAATAAAGTAAAAGTCATCAGCAGCATCGGACAGGATGCCATTGGAGATGAGATTATTGAGGAAATAAAAAGTTTCTCAACAAGTATTGAGCACATTCAAATCAGCAAACACTTTTCAACCAGCGAAGTCTTGGTGAAATTGGATCAAAACGGATCAGCATCTTACGAAATCAAAATGCCATGCGCCTGGGATGATATCGTCCTTTTGGATAAAGACATCGACATTGTAAAAAATTCGGATGCTTTTATATTCGGAAGCTTGGTTGCCAGAAGTAAAACCTCACGAGAAACACTCTTTCAACTGCTCGAACATGCAAAATTCAAAGTATTTGATGTCAATCTGCGCTCGCCACATTACACAGAAAAAAGCATCATTGACTTAATGAACGATGCTGATTTTATAAAATTCAACGACGATGAAATTTTTGAGATCTGCGCCAGCATGGGATTTGCAAGTAAAACTCTTGAAGAATGCATTGAATTTATTGCCAATAAAACCAAAACCAAAGAGGTTTGTGTAACCCTTGGGAAAGATGGAGCGGTTCTCTTTATCGAAAACAAATTTGTCTACAGTAAAGGTTTTAAGGTAAAGGTGGCTGATACGGTTGGTGCTGGAGATTCGTTTCTTGCAACAATAATTAGTAAACTTTTGCATGAAACCGACCCTCAGGAAGCCATTGAGTGCGCCTCCGCTGTTGGAGCCATTGTAGCCTCTAAAAGTGGTGCAAATGCAGAAGTTTCAATCCAAGAAATCGAAAACACAATGCAAACATCAAAATAA